One genomic window of Gracilinema caldarium DSM 7334 includes the following:
- the floA gene encoding flotillin-like protein FloA (flotillin-like protein involved in membrane lipid rafts) encodes MIYLILLAIIGLIALGFLLLFFRFFGLWFRAMLSGASVGMGKLIGMWLRHVNAAVIVEARIMLTKAGIEVDSDMLETHFLARGDVMKVSRALVAANKANIPLPFQRAAAIDLAGRDVLEAVKTSVNPKVIDCPDPSKGKQTIDAVAKDGIQLQVKARVTVRANIERLVGGATEETIIARVGEGIVTTIGSSETYKSVLENPDLISKRVLEKGLDAGTAFEILSIDIADIDVGANVGAKLQADQAEADKRRFQAEAEKRRAAAQAREQEMLALVQENRAKVVLAESEIPLAIAEAFRKGQLGIMDYYRLKNIQADTDMRSSIGNTSQGK; translated from the coding sequence ATGATCTACCTTATTCTTTTAGCTATTATAGGGCTCATTGCACTGGGTTTCTTGTTGCTCTTTTTCCGCTTTTTTGGCCTCTGGTTCCGGGCTATGCTTTCCGGGGCTTCGGTCGGTATGGGAAAGCTTATCGGTATGTGGCTCCGTCATGTAAATGCGGCAGTCATTGTGGAGGCCCGTATCATGTTAACAAAGGCTGGAATCGAGGTGGATTCGGATATGCTGGAAACCCACTTTCTTGCCCGGGGTGACGTCATGAAGGTGAGCCGCGCATTGGTTGCGGCCAATAAAGCAAACATACCGCTGCCCTTCCAGCGGGCTGCCGCCATTGACCTTGCTGGCCGGGACGTGCTCGAAGCGGTAAAAACCAGCGTTAACCCCAAGGTTATCGACTGCCCGGACCCATCCAAGGGAAAGCAAACCATCGATGCGGTTGCAAAGGATGGTATCCAGCTTCAGGTAAAGGCGCGGGTTACGGTTCGTGCTAACATAGAGCGACTCGTTGGAGGCGCAACTGAAGAAACCATTATTGCCCGGGTTGGCGAAGGTATTGTTACGACTATTGGTTCTTCAGAAACCTATAAATCGGTTCTGGAAAACCCGGACCTGATATCGAAACGGGTTCTAGAAAAAGGGCTCGATGCAGGGACTGCCTTTGAAATCCTTTCCATCGATATAGCGGATATTGATGTAGGGGCAAATGTAGGTGCAAAACTCCAGGCTGATCAGGCTGAAGCCGATAAGCGGCGGTTCCAGGCTGAGGCGGAGAAACGGAGAGCCGCCGCTCAAGCCCGTGAACAGGAAATGCTCGCGCTGGTTCAGGAAAACCGCGCCAAGGTGGTTCTTGCAGAATCCGAAATCCCCCTTGCCATTGCTGAGGCCTTTAGAAAGGGTCAGCTCGGCATTATGGATTATTACCGGCTCAAGAATATTCAGGCTGATACGGATATGCGATCCTCTATTGGTAACACTTCACAGGGAAAATAG
- a CDS encoding ATP-binding protein encodes MIPRQAEATLRRLEKGFPVLCITGPRQSGKTTLAKSCYPDKPYISLDNPDVSLLAREDPRGLLEMYREGLILDEIQVVPELFKYLKTAVDSDPRPGKYVVTGSQQFKLLAGITESLAGRAAFINLLPFSIEELENAGLLLEDPFKVLVSGFYPPLYDREVSPYDWYTNYISTYVERDLRSILNVKDLSLFQTFLKMCASRTGQILNVNSLALDCGISHNTAHSWLSVLETSGIIYLLKPYYKNYGKRLVKSPKLYFIDTGLNVRLLGIKTPEDLFMHPNRGNIFESFVISELLKKRYNAGYDPDLYFWRDNTGTEIDLILEEGDHVKAVEIKSGKTFSESFISGLQLWIKYSNTKSEHCAVVYAGTLSAHLKSIAIIPWNKVGTLA; translated from the coding sequence ATGATACCAAGACAGGCGGAAGCAACGCTGAGACGGCTTGAAAAAGGTTTTCCTGTGCTTTGTATAACTGGTCCACGTCAGTCTGGTAAGACCACTTTAGCAAAGTCCTGCTATCCCGATAAGCCCTATATTTCTCTGGATAACCCTGATGTAAGCCTCCTTGCCCGTGAGGATCCGAGAGGTTTGCTGGAAATGTACCGCGAAGGTCTTATTTTAGACGAGATTCAAGTCGTACCCGAATTATTCAAGTACCTAAAAACTGCGGTGGATTCTGATCCCAGACCAGGCAAATATGTAGTTACAGGATCTCAGCAGTTTAAACTACTTGCAGGAATTACCGAATCCCTCGCTGGCAGAGCTGCGTTTATTAATTTGCTGCCTTTCTCTATAGAAGAACTGGAAAATGCCGGTTTGCTCCTCGAAGACCCTTTTAAAGTGCTGGTTTCAGGCTTTTATCCTCCCTTATACGACCGTGAAGTATCGCCCTATGATTGGTATACAAACTATATTTCTACCTACGTGGAACGGGATCTCCGCTCAATTCTTAATGTTAAAGATCTGTCTTTATTCCAGACATTTTTAAAAATGTGTGCAAGCCGTACAGGCCAGATACTCAATGTTAATTCCCTCGCTCTCGATTGTGGGATTTCCCATAATACCGCCCACTCGTGGCTTTCTGTATTAGAAACAAGTGGCATCATATACCTCTTAAAACCCTATTACAAAAATTACGGAAAACGTCTGGTTAAAAGCCCTAAACTCTATTTTATTGATACAGGACTCAACGTAAGACTTCTCGGCATTAAAACTCCGGAAGACTTATTTATGCACCCGAATCGGGGAAACATCTTTGAATCTTTTGTGATTTCTGAACTGTTAAAAAAAAGATACAATGCAGGATATGATCCAGATTTGTATTTCTGGCGCGATAATACGGGTACTGAAATAGACCTCATTCTCGAAGAGGGGGATCATGTAAAAGCCGTAGAAATTAAATCGGGAAAAACATTTTCCGAGTCTTTTATTTCTGGGCTCCAGCTTTGGATAAAATACTCAAACACGAAGTCTGAACATTGCGCTGTGGTGTATGCTGGTACTCTTTCGGCTCATTTAAAATCGATAGCCATTATACCTTGGAATAAAGTAGGGACATTGGCATAG
- the deoD gene encoding purine-nucleoside phosphorylase — protein sequence MSIHIAAKPGEIAEAVLLPGDPLRAQFIAEKFLENPVRYTEVRNMFGYTGTYKGKRVSVQGTGMGIPSISIYVNELFKDYGVKRAIRVGTAGSLQESVKIRDLVIAMSASTDSGANAIRFGNRDFAPTANFKLLKAAYDAAIARNWDPKVGNVISSDMFYTEDPDEWKLWAKFGVLAVEMETAELYTLAAKYGREALSILTISDSLVTHEATTAEERQTTFTRMMEVALEAAIS from the coding sequence ATGTCCATTCATATTGCGGCTAAGCCCGGCGAAATTGCGGAGGCGGTTTTATTACCCGGAGACCCCCTGAGGGCTCAATTTATTGCAGAGAAATTTCTTGAAAATCCGGTTCGTTATACAGAAGTTCGCAACATGTTCGGTTATACCGGGACCTATAAGGGGAAACGAGTATCGGTCCAGGGAACCGGCATGGGAATTCCATCCATATCAATCTATGTGAATGAGCTTTTCAAAGATTATGGTGTAAAACGGGCTATCCGGGTTGGCACAGCGGGTTCTCTGCAGGAATCGGTAAAGATCCGGGACCTGGTTATTGCCATGTCTGCCAGCACCGATTCTGGGGCTAATGCTATTCGTTTTGGTAATCGGGATTTTGCACCTACCGCCAACTTTAAACTGCTTAAAGCGGCCTACGATGCGGCTATTGCAAGAAACTGGGATCCGAAGGTAGGAAATGTCATTTCCTCAGATATGTTCTATACTGAAGATCCGGATGAATGGAAATTGTGGGCTAAATTTGGGGTCCTGGCGGTAGAAATGGAGACCGCAGAATTGTATACACTGGCAGCAAAATATGGTCGGGAAGCCCTGTCTATTTTGACCATTTCGGACAGTCTCGTCACCCATGAAGCAACCACCGCTGAGGAACGGCAGACCACCTTTACCCGGATGATGGAAGTTGCTCTGGAAGCGGCAATAAGCTGA
- a CDS encoding MFS transporter, which translates to MKEQQGFRKYLVLTFLIGFGFFTMGLMDPLYDTYLPIFLKRYISSNALVGSVMTLDNILQLFLIPIVAIWSDRTRTRFGRRIPFIIVMLPLSAILFSLIPSMAAISLASLIIIVFLFNIFKTSVRGPVVALMPDTIPGDYRSEANGVINTMGGIGLIIGTLVLARLMQVSESLPFVTAGGFVLLATLILFIFVKERKPDDTEEEKQPSVFASLKLIFSSGDTSVIRILFALFFWFMAYEGAKPFLGLYLVDVMKVSSGNAALAQGIAGIASVLLAIPSGYLAHKMGRRKFIRLSLIILALILILVPSTGLVSRSFALPAGSSLILFLILMFFYGAVWIGVVVNSFPMLWQMASYGNMGIYTGLYYTFSQTAAISAPPITGAIIDLAGYPGIFIFGSICMLLAWFIMGGVKRGEVQHDDNSNSTQKG; encoded by the coding sequence ATGAAAGAACAACAGGGGTTTCGCAAATATCTTGTTTTGACCTTCCTCATCGGTTTCGGTTTCTTTACCATGGGTCTGATGGACCCCCTCTATGATACCTATCTACCGATTTTTCTGAAGCGGTACATCAGTTCGAATGCACTGGTCGGATCGGTCATGACCCTGGATAACATACTCCAGTTATTCCTTATTCCTATTGTGGCAATCTGGTCAGACAGAACCCGGACCAGGTTTGGAAGACGTATTCCCTTCATCATCGTTATGCTTCCCCTTTCTGCAATCCTCTTTTCTCTGATTCCTTCTATGGCAGCTATTTCATTAGCCAGCCTTATCATTATAGTCTTCCTATTTAATATCTTTAAAACCAGTGTCCGGGGACCTGTCGTTGCCCTCATGCCCGATACGATTCCAGGGGACTACCGCTCTGAAGCCAATGGGGTGATTAATACCATGGGCGGTATCGGTCTGATCATAGGAACCCTGGTGTTAGCCCGGCTCATGCAGGTGAGCGAATCCCTCCCCTTCGTTACCGCTGGAGGCTTTGTACTGCTGGCGACCCTCATTCTTTTTATATTTGTAAAAGAACGAAAACCCGACGATACCGAAGAAGAAAAACAACCTTCGGTATTTGCTTCTCTTAAATTGATTTTCAGTTCCGGTGATACAAGCGTCATCCGTATTCTCTTTGCTTTATTCTTCTGGTTTATGGCTTATGAGGGGGCAAAACCCTTTTTAGGATTATATCTTGTGGATGTCATGAAGGTCAGTTCTGGTAATGCCGCTTTAGCCCAGGGCATTGCAGGCATTGCAAGTGTACTTTTAGCGATTCCTTCGGGGTACCTGGCCCACAAGATGGGACGCAGAAAATTTATCCGTCTCAGTCTTATCATACTCGCCCTTATTCTCATCCTCGTCCCCTCTACCGGTTTGGTTTCCCGATCCTTTGCCCTGCCTGCGGGCAGTTCCCTTATTCTTTTTCTCATATTGATGTTCTTTTACGGCGCAGTCTGGATTGGTGTCGTGGTAAACAGTTTTCCCATGCTGTGGCAGATGGCAAGTTACGGTAATATGGGAATTTATACGGGCCTCTATTATACCTTCAGTCAGACCGCTGCCATTAGTGCCCCTCCCATCACAGGAGCCATTATCGATCTGGCGGGCTATCCTGGTATATTTATCTTTGGGAGTATTTGTATGCTACTGGCTTGGTTTATTATGGGCGGAGTAAAACGGGGTGAAGTACAGCATGATGACAACTCAAATTCTACCCAAAAGGGATAA
- the rpmG gene encoding 50S ribosomal protein L33 — protein sequence MASKKTAVELIALQCSECKRKNYTTKKNRRTMQEKLELSKYCKFDRKHTIHKETKIK from the coding sequence ATGGCTAGCAAGAAGACTGCGGTTGAACTTATCGCGTTGCAGTGTAGTGAATGTAAACGTAAGAATTATACCACTAAGAAGAATCGCCGCACAATGCAGGAAAAGCTTGAACTGAGCAAGTATTGTAAATTTGATCGGAAGCATACGATCCATAAAGAAACTAAGATAAAGTAG
- the secE gene encoding preprotein translocase subunit SecE: protein MKKLVAFVKDSIAELKKVVWPSKEDVISSVKVVIVSTLVFAIILGLVDALLLLGVQAIF, encoded by the coding sequence ATGAAAAAGCTGGTTGCATTTGTAAAAGACTCAATTGCAGAGCTGAAAAAAGTTGTATGGCCTTCTAAAGAAGATGTTATAAGCTCTGTTAAAGTGGTTATTGTTTCTACTTTGGTTTTTGCAATTATTCTTGGCCTCGTGGATGCTTTGTTGTTGCTTGGCGTCCAGGCGATTTTTTAA
- the nusG gene encoding transcription termination/antitermination protein NusG, with product MATGWYVLHTYSGYENKIEKTIRMMIDSGDLDKDIVRDVKVPSEDVVEVKDGKKRTMTKKFLPGYILVEMDLPEIGWKVTCSKIKKIPGVTGFVGTPANRRPQPLSGDEARSILQKTGEIKGERPVRTRQSFAPGEQVKIVDGPFESFTGTIEEVNTERNKLKVMVGIFGRATPVEVDLLQVEKI from the coding sequence ATGGCTACTGGTTGGTACGTTCTGCATACCTATTCAGGGTATGAAAATAAAATCGAAAAAACTATCCGCATGATGATCGATTCCGGAGATTTGGATAAGGATATTGTGCGTGATGTAAAAGTTCCTTCTGAAGATGTAGTTGAGGTTAAGGACGGTAAAAAACGTACCATGACGAAGAAATTTTTGCCGGGGTATATCCTGGTAGAGATGGATTTGCCTGAAATTGGTTGGAAGGTTACTTGCTCAAAGATTAAAAAGATTCCTGGTGTAACAGGTTTTGTGGGTACCCCTGCTAATCGACGGCCTCAGCCGCTCTCTGGTGATGAAGCTCGCTCTATTTTGCAAAAGACTGGAGAGATTAAAGGTGAGCGTCCTGTTCGGACACGACAATCCTTTGCGCCGGGCGAGCAGGTTAAGATTGTTGATGGGCCTTTTGAATCTTTTACAGGTACTATAGAGGAAGTTAATACCGAGCGTAATAAGCTTAAGGTGATGGTTGGCATTTTTGGAAGAGCGACTCCGGTCGAAGTAGATCTTTTGCAGGTTGAGAAGATTTAA
- the rplK gene encoding 50S ribosomal protein L11, translating to MAKKKVTAIIKLQCPAGKATPAPPVGPALGPHGVSAPQFVQQFNDRTKGMEAGLIIPVVITVYNDKSFTFILKTPPASVLIKKGAGIDKGSSEPHKTKVGKLPKAKLEEIAKMKMPDLTANDLEAAKKIIAGTARSMGVEVEW from the coding sequence ATGGCAAAGAAAAAGGTCACCGCTATCATTAAGTTGCAGTGCCCCGCAGGCAAAGCGACTCCTGCTCCACCGGTTGGTCCGGCATTGGGTCCTCACGGTGTCAGTGCTCCCCAGTTTGTGCAGCAGTTTAATGACCGCACCAAGGGCATGGAAGCAGGCCTCATCATTCCTGTCGTTATTACCGTATATAACGACAAATCATTCACCTTCATTCTTAAGACTCCGCCCGCATCGGTGCTGATTAAGAAGGGGGCTGGCATTGACAAGGGTTCTTCCGAACCTCATAAGACCAAGGTTGGTAAGCTTCCCAAGGCTAAGCTTGAGGAAATTGCCAAGATGAAAATGCCAGATCTGACAGCCAACGATCTGGAAGCTGCCAAGAAGATTATTGCTGGAACTGCCCGTTCAATGGGTGTAGAGGTGGAGTGGTAA
- the rplA gene encoding 50S ribosomal protein L1, with the protein MKHGKKYLESLKKYDAATTYDLVSAADLVKKLAFAKFDETVDLSVKLNLKKSQSVRDTVVLPHQFRGEKKVLVFCKSEKEKEALEAGATYVGSDDLIEKVKGGWLDFDIAVATPDMMKDVGKLGMVLGRKGLMPNPKTGTVTFDLKGAIAELKKGRVEFRADKTGVIHLPIGKVSMEPAKIAENVEAVLTEIKRKRPADAKGDFIQSVSISSTMGPGVWVAIKDKE; encoded by the coding sequence ATGAAGCACGGTAAGAAATACCTCGAAAGCCTCAAGAAGTACGACGCCGCTACTACCTATGACTTAGTGTCTGCGGCGGACCTGGTTAAGAAATTGGCCTTTGCCAAGTTTGATGAAACCGTCGATCTGTCGGTCAAATTAAACCTGAAAAAAAGTCAGTCTGTGCGCGATACGGTGGTGCTGCCTCATCAGTTCCGCGGTGAGAAAAAGGTTCTCGTGTTCTGTAAGAGCGAGAAAGAAAAGGAAGCTCTCGAAGCTGGTGCTACCTATGTTGGTTCCGATGATCTTATCGAAAAGGTTAAGGGTGGTTGGCTCGATTTTGATATCGCTGTTGCTACCCCTGATATGATGAAGGACGTTGGTAAGCTGGGTATGGTGCTCGGCCGGAAAGGGCTTATGCCCAATCCTAAGACCGGTACGGTAACCTTCGATCTTAAAGGCGCCATCGCTGAACTTAAAAAAGGTCGGGTGGAATTCCGGGCCGACAAAACCGGGGTTATTCATCTGCCAATCGGAAAGGTGTCTATGGAGCCTGCGAAGATTGCAGAAAACGTGGAAGCGGTACTTACTGAAATTAAGCGGAAACGGCCCGCTGATGCCAAGGGTGACTTTATTCAGTCCGTATCCATCAGTTCAACGATGGGTCCCGGCGTCTGGGTTGCTATAAAGGATAAGGAGTAA
- the rplJ gene encoding 50S ribosomal protein L10, whose product MAIVAKKVQDAKVSAIDELKQSFGVAPDFIFTDYRGLTVEQISNLRKQLRAKDATFKVVKNNFARIAFEQLSAPNVESYLTGPTAIAISPKDANEVAKILIEFAKEVPALKVKGGLVGKTVYDAAQIEAFSKLPGRLELIAMLMSVMNAPARNMVSALNDINARLVRTIKAVGDKKQEGAA is encoded by the coding sequence ATGGCTATTGTTGCAAAAAAAGTGCAGGATGCTAAGGTTTCTGCTATTGATGAACTGAAGCAGAGCTTTGGTGTAGCTCCTGACTTTATATTCACCGATTATCGCGGATTAACTGTTGAGCAGATTTCTAATCTGCGGAAACAGCTCCGTGCAAAGGATGCAACCTTTAAGGTTGTAAAAAATAACTTTGCCCGGATTGCCTTTGAGCAGCTTTCTGCTCCTAACGTAGAAAGCTATCTTACTGGCCCTACCGCAATTGCGATCTCTCCTAAGGATGCTAACGAAGTTGCTAAAATCCTTATTGAGTTTGCAAAAGAGGTTCCGGCTCTTAAAGTTAAGGGTGGGCTTGTTGGGAAGACCGTTTATGATGCTGCTCAGATCGAAGCCTTCTCCAAACTGCCCGGACGGCTTGAACTCATTGCTATGCTTATGTCCGTCATGAATGCTCCTGCTCGGAACATGGTGTCTGCTCTTAATGACATCAATGCCCGGCTGGTACGCACCATTAAGGCTGTGGGAGATAAAAAGCAGGAAGGTGCTGCTTAA